The nucleotide sequence TGGCTTTTTGCAGGTAGTATTAGACGGAGGCATGACTGAAAACCATATTACCGACGTCAAACTTTGGCATTTTTACGAAACTAAAACCGTTGGTTCTCAGTCACAATGGGACAACTGTTTAGCATCATTAATTAGCCAACCTACCTATGAAATTGAAGGTTACACTTTTACTCGTGTTTGGGAAGCCGTAGGTAACGACTCCCCGCCCGTTGCGGTAACAGAAACGACCTACGAAGAGGACGGAGACATCAGTAAAACCGATCAGTTTATGATGCTCTACGAACGTGAGATTGAAAATGATAGAGTGGAGTCACTACTTGTCGTAGGCGAAGAGAAACAGGTGGGAAACAACCTAGATCGCTGCCTTGTCATCTCAACTGGCTTTGATATTCAACCCGCTGATATTACGATTAACGGTTAATAATAAAGGAAACACCATGGAAACAATCATGAACTCATTAGCTGGCCTAGATAATTTTGCGCTTTACTTCGGCTTGTCTATTGTTTTTCTCTTCGTGTTTAAGTTGGTCTATGCACTAGTTACCCC is from Alteromonas australica and encodes:
- a CDS encoding YjfK family protein; its protein translation is MFSKLFKKKTEDKPKTPEVMGLYLGGSFELDNLKMSLLEPSLVIEKSARSQLIQAVGEAPLDTGGTLLRFYTDDDGFLQVVLDGGMTENHITDVKLWHFYETKTVGSQSQWDNCLASLISQPTYEIEGYTFTRVWEAVGNDSPPVAVTETTYEEDGDISKTDQFMMLYEREIENDRVESLLVVGEEKQVGNNLDRCLVISTGFDIQPADITING